The Haloterrigena turkmenica DSM 5511 genome includes the window TCTCGACGATTTCGAACCTCAAAGCGGCTGCGACCGATCCGCTCGGTTCGTGTCGCTCGTGTGACTTCTTTTCGCTTGTTCGGAGAAAGAACGAATCGCAGCCGACCGGCTCGACGCTCACGGCGACGAACGAGTGAAACGGACTCGAGAAGCGTTCGAGAAGCGACTCCGCCAGTGCCGGGGACTCGCTTACTCCCGCTCGCCGGCACCGAGCGCGCTCTCGCCGACCTTCTCGTGGCCCTCGATGACCTCCTTGCCGCCCATGTACGGCCGCAGGGGCTCGGGAATCGTCACCGTGCCGTCCTCGTTCTGGTAGTACTCGAGGATGGCGACCATGACCCGGGGAATCGCGAGCCCGGAGGCGTTTAAAGTGTGCAGGTACTCGGCCGATTCGTGGCGCTCGGGGCGGTAGCGCAGGCCGGCCCGACGGGCCTGGAAGTCCTCGAAGTTCGACGCCGAGGAGACCTCGAGCCAGCGGCCGCCCTCCTCGGGGCCGTCGTCCATGTCGTCGCCGGGAGCCCAGACCTCGATGTCGTAGGTCTTGGCGGAGGCGAAGGTGAGATCGCCGGTACAGAGCTCGAGAATGCGGTAGGGGAGGCCGAGTTGTCGGAGGACCTCCTCGGCTTCGTCGAGGAGGTTCTCGAGGCGGTCGTAGCTCTCCTCGGGTTCGACGAAGTTGACGAGTTCGACCTTGTTGAACTGGTGGACGCGGACGATGCCGCGCGTTTCGGTGCCGTGCTCGCCGGCCTCACGCCGGAAGTTGGGCGTATAGGCCTGGTGTTTGAGCGGGAGGTCGTCTTGCAGGAGGATCTCGTCGGCGTACATGTTGGTGACCGGCACCTCCGCGGTGGGACAAAGCCAGAGATCCTCATCCTCGTAGTCCTCCTCGTTGCTGCCGCCCAGCCGGTAGGCGTCGTCGGCGAACTTCGGCAGTTGCCCGGTGCCGCGCATCGAAGAGCTCTTGACCGGGATCGGCGGGAACAGGTCGACGTAGCCCTGTTCGCGGTGGAGATCCATCATGAACTGGATTAGCGCGTGCTCGAGCTGCGCACCCGCCCCTTTGAGGAAGTAGAAGCCGGAACCGGTCGTCTTGGCGGCGCGCTGTTCGTCGATGATGTCCAGCTCCTCCCCGAGTTCGTAGTGGGGAGTAACCTCCTCGGGAAGGTCGTGGGAGTCGTCGAAGCCCCAGCGCCGGTCCTCGACGTTGTGGCGTTCGTCGACCCCTTTCGGGACGCTCTCGTCGGGGATCTGGGGAACCTCGAGCAGCCGCTCGTCGAGTTCGTCCTTGAGCTCGTCGGCTTCGGTCTCGATGTCCTCGATCTCCGATTTGAGTTCCTTGGACTGCTCGATGGCCTCCTCGCGTTCCTCGTCTTTGCCTTCGGCGACCAGCTCCCCGATCTGCTGGGTGATCTGGTTGCGCTCGTGGCGGAGTTCGTCGCCCTTGGCCTTCAGCTCGCGCCAGCGCTCGTCGATCTCAAGGATTTCCTCGAGGTCGACGTCGGCGCCGCGGTCGTCGAGGGCCTCGCGTACCTCCTCGGGGTTCTCGCGCAGGTAGGTCCGATCGATCATTGCCCGTGGGTTCTCTGTGCCCCGTCAAAACCGTGTCGGACCTGCGTCCGGCCGATTCGTGGACCGGGGTCGCGTCCGTCCGGCGGCCGTGACGGTCGATGCGGGAAACGCTTTTTTCGCCGCGTAACCGAGTTCGTGCTATGGACCCGCTCGAGGGGGAAACGTCGTCGGTATCGATCGAGTACGAGCCGGTCAGCGTCAAGGACGTGCTCGTCGAGATGAAGGACACGGCGGAGCTGCTCATCGACCTCTCGTACTCGGCGGTCCTCCACCGCAACGCCGACCTCGCGCGGGAAGTGCTTCGCTTAGAAGAGCGGATGGACGTGCTCAAGCTCCGGGCGCGGATGAGCCTCATGATGGCCGTCCGCAAGCCGGCCGATGCGGAGGAGCTGGCACCCGTCCTCGGGATCGTCGCCGCCGCGGACGAGATCAGCGACGCGGCCGGCGACATCGCCAAGATCGTCTTGGAGGAGATGGGGCTGCCCGAGGCGATGCGCGCGGCGCTGCCCGAAGCGGCGGAGACGCTGGTTCGGGGCGTCGTCGATCCCGACTCCGTCTACGCGGATCGCACCCTCCAGGACATCGACCTCGAGTCCGAGACGGGCGTCCGCGTCATCGCCTTGCGCCGGGGAGACGAGTGGCTGCTCAACCCCGGTCCGAACACGACCGTCAAGAGCGATGACGTCGCGCTGCTGCGCGGTCCGGATCCGTCGATCGGCGACGTCTGCGAGGTGCTGACCGGTGACGTCTACGAGTCGCCGTCGGTCGACGACCCCGGAATCCCCGACTTAGAGCGGGCGGTCGACACCATCATCCACATGAAGAACCTCTCGGAGCTGGCGGTCGACCTGGCCTACAGCAGCGTGCTGTTCGACAGCGCCGAGTTAGCGGAGGAGGTGCGCAACCTCGAGGTCGAGGTCGACGCCATGCAGTCGCGGTTCGAGGCTTGGACGCTCCGAGCGGCCGCGGACGCGGACGACCCCGTCGTGTTGCGCGGGCTGATCCGACTGGGAACCAGTACGGAGGCCATCAGCGACGCGGCGATCAACATCAGCGAGGGCGTGCTCCGGGATATCGACGTCCACCCGGTCGTTCAGCTGGCGGTCCAGGAGAGCGACGAGATCATCACGCGGGTCGAAGTCGCGCCCGGAAGCGACCTCGACGGAATCGCGGTGACCGGCGGCGTTCCGGACGTCGAGTCGACCATGTCGGTGATCGCGATTCGACGGCCCGGCGAGGGCTGGCTGCTCGTGACCGACGCCGACGCCGAGCTACAGGGCGGGGACGTCCTCATCTCGAAGGGGACGCGGACGTCCGCGGCGGCGTTCGAGGAACTCGCGCAGGTCCAGCCCTGATCGGGCCGTCGACTCAGCCGGCGTACTCGAGCAGCACGGTCACGAGCTCGAGGTAGATGAGGGCCCCGAGGATGGCGATCACCGCGGCCAGCGCGAACGGGACGAGCGTCTCGCTCCCTTTTCGAATCGGCATCGTCCGGAGGAAGCCGATCATCGACCCGCCCTCCGTTCGCGGCGTTCACGTTGTGCGTGAGCGTCTCGGTGCGGTGGGAAACGGGCGTTTCGGTCCGTTCGTCGCCGGGATTCTCGAGGGGGTCGTGGGGCAGAGTCCATACAAATCGGCCCCACGGTCGGACACTTGAAGCTCAGTCAGACGCTCGACTGACGGTCTGACGCGTAGCTGACGCTGACCCGACGTCGGGTCCGTGGCGCGTCCGATCGTCCGCCGCTCGAAGTCGATCGACGTCACCGCTCGAGATCGACCGAGACGGACGTCTCCGCTCGAGTCCGTTGGAGCGCCCCCGAGGGCCGCGGCCATGCCCATACAGGGGCCTATTGCAAGGCCGCTCGAGCCCGTATAGGGGGACGAACCATGAACGCAGCGCTGAAGCCGCTCGACGAGCAGGTGATCGTGATCACCGGCGCGTCCTCGGGGATCGGACTGACGACCGCGCGGATGGCCGCCGACCGGGGCGCCAGCGTCGTCGTCGCCGCCCGGAGCGAAGACGCCCTCCGGCGGTTGACCGCGGAGATCCAGGCCGACGGCGGCGAGGCGACCTCCGTCGTCGCCGACGTCAGCGACCGCGAGGACGTCCGCGAGATCCGGCGGGTCGCCGAGGACACGTACGGCGGCTTCGACACCTGGGTCAACGGCGCGGCCGTCTCCATCTACGGCGAACTCGACGAGGTCCCGATCGAGGAGATGCGCGAGCAGTTCGACGTCAACGTCTGGGGGCTGCTCTACGGCTCGCTCGAGGCCGCCGACCACTTCAAATCCCGCGGGCGGGAGGGTTCGATCGTCAACGTCGGTAGCATCGTCTCCGAGCGCGCCGTCCTCCTACAGGGGAGCTACTCGGCCTCGAAACACGCCGTCAAGGGCTTCACCGAGACGTTCCGGATGGAACTCGAGCGCGAGGACGCGCCCGTCTCGGTGACGCTGATCAAGCCGAGCGCGATCGACACGCCGTTTCCCGACCACGCGAAGAATCACATGGACGAGGAAGCGACGCTGCCGGCGCCGGTCTACGCGCCGGAGACGGTCGCCCGGGCCATCCTCCACGCCGCGGAGAACCCCCAGCACGAGGTGACGGTCGGCGCCGGCGGCAAGGGGATGACCGTCCTCGGACAGCACGCCGCGCGCCTGCTGGACAAGATTATGGAGGTCGTCTTCTACCGCCAGCAGCGCACCGGCGATCCGCCCCGTCCCGACGCCCCGGACGGTCTCGAGGAGCCGACCGGCAGCCTCGATCAACGCGGCGGCTACGAGGGTCACGTCGCCGAGACGAGCCTCTACACGAGCCTCCGTCAGCGGCGGGAACTCCCCGGCTCGAGCGCGCTCGGGGCCGGGCTCGTCGCGGGGGCCGTCTACGCGGGGTACAGACTACTGCGCGACGGTCGCGACTCGAGCGGCGACGTCGCGGCGCCGGAGCCGGAATCGAAAGCGGATGCTGAGGAGCGTCGCCTCGAGATGCCGCGTCTCTGATCGTTCCGTCGATCCCGTTCTGCGGACGCGTCTCGAATCGCTCGAGCCGGACGCATATCGCTACGTCGTACGCGGTGTCACTGTGTCGGTACGACGACCTCCCGAGACGCCAGCGGCCGCAGCGACTCTGCAGTCGATACGCGTGTGCAGGCTCAACCGTTCACCGTCGGATACCCGAACGTCGGCCATGGTCGTCGTCACGCTCTTCGTCGTTAGTCTGCTGACCGGCGGACTGGGAATCTACGTCGGCGCGCGGCTGGTCGTCGGAGAAGAGGAACCCCTGCACGCGATCCTGACGGGACTGCTCGGGGCGGTCGTCTGGGTGGTCGGCGGCGTCCTCCTCGGCTGGATCCCCCTGCTCGGCCAACTGCTCGTGCTGGCGGTCTACGCGTGGATGGTCGACCGCCGGTATCCGGGCGGCTGGCGTAACGCCGTCTCGATCGCCCTCATCGCCTGGCTCGTCACCCTGGTCGTGCTGACCGTCCTCGCCTCCCTCGGGTTCGCGACCTACGAGGCGATCGGCGTCCCGTTCGCGTGACCGACCGTCGTTCTCGAGCCGATCACAGCGGTCCGACGTCCACGATCATCCACGCGAGACCGATCGCCGCGAGCGAGAGCGCGAGGTTGCCGGCCGCGTTGGCGACGGCGAGGCGCCGGTCGCCGCGCTCGTACAATCCGACGGTCTCGACCGAAAACGACGAAAAGGTCGTGAACGCGCCGCAGATCCCGGTCCCGACCAGTCGGAGCGTCGACTCGCTGGCGCCCGCGAAGAGGGCGAGCGCGAAGCCGAAACTCCCGAGCACGTTCACGGCCAGCGTGGGCCACGGAAACCGTTCGCTGGCTAGTCGTAGCGACACCCAGTGGCGGAGCACGGCACCGACCGCGCCGCCGACCCCCACGATCAGCGCCGGCTCGAGGGTCACGCCGTCTCACCGCCCGTTCCGGGTTCGAAGACCGCTCCGAGTCGACGCGCGACGGTTCGCCCCGCGAGGACGCCCGCGAAGCCGAACCCGTAGTTGCCGGCGACGATGGCGGCGAGGACGACGGGGTCGGCCGCCAGCGCGGTCTGGATCGCGAACGTGCTGTAGGTCGTCAGCGACGAGAGCAAGCCGGTGGAGAGAAAGAGTCGCGACCGCCGTCCCAGGAGTCCCGCGTACTCGGCTTCGTAGACGATGAACCCGAGCGCGGCACTGCCGAGGGCGTTGACCGCAAGTATCGCCCGAACGTCGGAGCCCAGCCCCATCGCCAAAAAGCGGAGGATCGCCCCGGCGAACGCTCCGACGGCGATCAACGCGAGCGTCTCGAGGCGAACGAGCGGGTGAGTGGCTGTCATGGGGTGGGTGATCGCGACGTGCGATCGGCAGATCGTTCGGATCGATCGGCTGCAGCGGGGTTCTCGCGGGATCGGCATCAGAATTTCGAAACGACCCCTCGAGCGCTCGGGTCGGCGGCGCGTCGCTCCCGCCGTCGACGGAAGGAAAAGAGCCAAGGTTAGACTGGCTCTAGACCGAGCCATGGCCACCGACGGCGCCGAGAGCGGGCAACGGGGCTTTACGCGTGCGGCGGTAGTCAACGTCCTCGGGAACGCGGTGAAGATCGTCGTCGAAGGAGCCGCGGGGTGGCTCTTCGGTAGCGTCGCCCTGCTGGCCGACGCGGCCCACTCGATCGCCGATCTGATCGCGAGCCTCGTCGTGCTCATTTGGGGTCGCAGTTCCTACGACGAACCCGACGACACCCATCCGCACGGCCACGACCGGATCGAACCCCTGACGGCGCTGTTCGTTGGGGCCATTATCGCCCTCCTCGGGCTGAACCTGCTCTACGAGTCCGCACAGGGAATCCTCCACGGCGTCGAGGTCGAGTTC containing:
- a CDS encoding CrcB family protein; translated protein: MTATHPLVRLETLALIAVGAFAGAILRFLAMGLGSDVRAILAVNALGSAALGFIVYEAEYAGLLGRRSRLFLSTGLLSSLTTYSTFAIQTALAADPVVLAAIVAGNYGFGFAGVLAGRTVARRLGAVFEPGTGGETA
- a CDS encoding potassium channel family protein, with translation MDPLEGETSSVSIEYEPVSVKDVLVEMKDTAELLIDLSYSAVLHRNADLAREVLRLEERMDVLKLRARMSLMMAVRKPADAEELAPVLGIVAAADEISDAAGDIAKIVLEEMGLPEAMRAALPEAAETLVRGVVDPDSVYADRTLQDIDLESETGVRVIALRRGDEWLLNPGPNTTVKSDDVALLRGPDPSIGDVCEVLTGDVYESPSVDDPGIPDLERAVDTIIHMKNLSELAVDLAYSSVLFDSAELAEEVRNLEVEVDAMQSRFEAWTLRAAADADDPVVLRGLIRLGTSTEAISDAAINISEGVLRDIDVHPVVQLAVQESDEIITRVEVAPGSDLDGIAVTGGVPDVESTMSVIAIRRPGEGWLLVTDADAELQGGDVLISKGTRTSAAAFEELAQVQP
- a CDS encoding SDR family oxidoreductase encodes the protein MNAALKPLDEQVIVITGASSGIGLTTARMAADRGASVVVAARSEDALRRLTAEIQADGGEATSVVADVSDREDVREIRRVAEDTYGGFDTWVNGAAVSIYGELDEVPIEEMREQFDVNVWGLLYGSLEAADHFKSRGREGSIVNVGSIVSERAVLLQGSYSASKHAVKGFTETFRMELEREDAPVSVTLIKPSAIDTPFPDHAKNHMDEEATLPAPVYAPETVARAILHAAENPQHEVTVGAGGKGMTVLGQHAARLLDKIMEVVFYRQQRTGDPPRPDAPDGLEEPTGSLDQRGGYEGHVAETSLYTSLRQRRELPGSSALGAGLVAGAVYAGYRLLRDGRDSSGDVAAPEPESKADAEERRLEMPRL
- the serS gene encoding serine--tRNA ligase gives rise to the protein MIDRTYLRENPEEVREALDDRGADVDLEEILEIDERWRELKAKGDELRHERNQITQQIGELVAEGKDEEREEAIEQSKELKSEIEDIETEADELKDELDERLLEVPQIPDESVPKGVDERHNVEDRRWGFDDSHDLPEEVTPHYELGEELDIIDEQRAAKTTGSGFYFLKGAGAQLEHALIQFMMDLHREQGYVDLFPPIPVKSSSMRGTGQLPKFADDAYRLGGSNEEDYEDEDLWLCPTAEVPVTNMYADEILLQDDLPLKHQAYTPNFRREAGEHGTETRGIVRVHQFNKVELVNFVEPEESYDRLENLLDEAEEVLRQLGLPYRILELCTGDLTFASAKTYDIEVWAPGDDMDDGPEEGGRWLEVSSASNFEDFQARRAGLRYRPERHESAEYLHTLNASGLAIPRVMVAILEYYQNEDGTVTIPEPLRPYMGGKEVIEGHEKVGESALGAGERE
- the crcB gene encoding fluoride efflux transporter CrcB, with amino-acid sequence MTLEPALIVGVGGAVGAVLRHWVSLRLASERFPWPTLAVNVLGSFGFALALFAGASESTLRLVGTGICGAFTTFSSFSVETVGLYERGDRRLAVANAAGNLALSLAAIGLAWMIVDVGPL